ccaaaggatgtggtgTAGCGGATGGGACTGCTCTTCCCTTAACTAGAGGTCTTGAGTTCGAGCCCTGGGTATGGAAAAATCTTGtaaaaatagcatgggctagccagttttcggaccgGTAATccaaaatagccagcgtttgcaaagtcattgaaatatagccactattttgttgcaacatggaccggtccagcataatatactggagattggtgcatttgtgtatgaacttccagcatattatgttggaactccaacacgggaaaagttccagcataatatactggagattggagcacctgtgtatgaactttcagcatattatgctggaccgatatattatactggaactccagtatattatgttggaactccagcaccaGTGTATGAACTTCCATCATATTATCTTGgactagtatattatactggaactccagtatattatgctggaatatttttcagattttgaacagtgttttcgttcagatttatctttacataaaaagtggttaaatttcgattactttgaaactgtggctatttttcaattaccacttgtaaatctggctatttttgaatttctcccaaaaatctttgGTAGGATTTGTTCCTCCCCGAATGGGGCCCTACGCGGTCcgaatccggatatagtcgggctccaatgcgGATACCGCATACCGGATGggaaacaaattttttttttattcaatctCTAAATAGAAGGAAATAttaaaacacaaaaagaagtaaacCAAATCATAATTATGGGACTTAATGATTGCAAAAGTTGTGTCAAATAAAAAAGTTGAGAGATAAAAATCTGTAAAAGTATATACCAAGATTCACTTTGTAGTAGGAATTCTCTTGCAAGATGTCAGAAAATCTACATCTGGTTTTTACCTCCTTTTAATCTTGGCCTTATTCTCTTCTGACTTCTCAGGTATTCTAAAGTGTACACAGCTCTTTAAAATGTCTATATAATGTGGATCCTAGTTGTACTATGATTCTTGGAACAGTGTAGTCAAAATGTTACTATTTCAGGGACATCATTTTTTATCTTAGTGTTTTAGGAACTGTATATAGCTATTTCTTTTAAAGTCTACCAAATTATGATGATTTTATATTGGGGATCTTGCACTCTGTACTCATTTCCACCTAAGTTACTCGGATTCGGGTGCGGGCATCCGATATAGGTGCAAATttagaggtcggatccttcataatttaaattttaagaGTCGGGGTACTGATATGAGTGCGAGGATTCGGCTAAAAATAGTTTAAATATCTAAAAGTAGTGTTATAAAATATGTCTAAATTATGAAAAGTTATGTGAAAAACTTACAAGGTATTccgagaaggagaaaatattgaTCGAGAGGAGAACCCGTGAAAGAGATAAAAAGGAAAAGGACTGACATAGTAATTTTTATATacaagatattttattttcttcaatttcacccTAGCTTTTATTTTGATTTCAAACAACCATTGTATTTGTCCCGAATTTCTCCGTCgattttggtcaaagtacccaaataTTGTTGACCAAAATCCGGTACTGATCTCACACCCACGTCCTGTTGACACGAGTGCGACACAAAAAGCGAAAGAGTCCGAGCAATTTAGATTTCCACAGCATTTTTCCAAAGAGGAGATTTAGTTTGTGTCACACAGCAGAATAATTAGAAGACTAAGCTATAAATAAGAGAAGACATATTTTCAACAAAAGAAACTTTCCATTTATGACAAAGTTTGTGATGACTCTCATACAAGGGAACACCCCCCACCCaagaaaaaggtaaaagaaaaaagaaaaaagaatgcaCCAAATAAAACCCCAAAGCCAATTCCTAGAACTCGTTTGTTGTATCCACAAAAAGCTTTTCAATAGCTGCCCAGATTGGAGGATTTCACCACTTCAGCTTTGCTGGGAAATACTGCAATCAAAATGTTTTTTCAAGTATCAATAAAGTAGAAAGAGAAGATTATATGAAACGACATGATCAATAAGAATTCATATAGTCGAAAAAATTTACCTTCTCAACGAGGGAAATGTAGTAAGGTTTCACTTTCTCCACATCAATCAAAACTCTGCTCTTGCTATAAAGATCATATTTGCTGTCAAATACCAACATCAAATATTCAGTCAAACATCATTCTCAACAGTTCATAaatcaagaaaagaaaatctGAAGCAAGTAGAACTACATATTATATTCAATTGGAAAAACAAAGCTTACTTGAAAATATGAAGCCATTTCAGATTTTCATGATCCTCCTCATTCATCAAGTATTTATATGCCCCTGCCCTGTGCAGAGCTACATAACAAAGATTCATGATTAGTAATAAAGACGAAGACGACAACAACAGACCTAGTGGGGTCTGAGAAgagtagtgtatacgcagaccttacccctactttgtAAAGGTAGAGATGTTGTTTTCGATCCTCGGCTAGTGTGTAcccaaaccttacccctaccttatgaaggtagagagattgttttcgaaagactctcggctcaagaacCAATATTTATCAAAATCCCCAAATATTTAAGGGCCCCAAAATTACTAGTATTTTTCTATATATagtagtatattatttatataattatcttttattattgataaatttatttctttattgtcatattaatttttaataactcgatttcttcctctaattaatataactaaaatagttttctgtcaatcttattttatttttttacttaattatatttctctattcattagttggtcacgtaactatatcttataatctaacttattatttatttttcttacataaaTTATACTCTCTCCGTCCCAATTTGTATGAAAGTATTTGACTGGACATGGATTTTATGAAATAAAGGAaggcttttgaaacttgtaatcttaaataaatcatagaagtttttgggctagaaatcatctcattaatggtaaaaagaaaaatctaaagttgaattgttaccaaatatagaaagggacttactaaaaaAAGGAATCATTTATGTTTTCTAGGTTCACCAATTTTAGTTGTGATGCAATCAACgttaaattcatttaattttctttattttataaaactaagttctcatttttttttaattctatatcctcacttgtctaatttttttaaaaatgatattcattatacatatatttatatatattaagatatatatatatatatatattaaggccTCTTATTAAGATTTTGCTTTAGGCCTCCGATGAGGTTGGGCCGCCTCTGGTGTGTCcccagaccttacccttaccttgtgAAGATAAGAAGGATGTTACAtaaaacatttttcaagaacgaATAGGTAAAAAAGTTGTTTTTAAATACTTACGATAGAAGGAATGGTATCGGATGATAAACAATGCAGCTGAAGGCAAAGTAGTTTTGTTTTCCTTGGCAACCTACATAATTAAACATACGTAAATCACACATAATTCTTCATTAATTTAATTAAGTTTAagtaatattttctggaaaagaAAAATGCATTACCAAATACATGTAGTCATCATGTCCCCAAGACATAACCACATTATCAAGGCCACATCCTTCAGAATAAACTCCATTTTTTGTGTTGTAAGCTGGATTGTTGTAATCAGGATTTCCCTTAAATTGCTGTAGATTTGGCAATTGAGCAGTAAGAAAAAATGAAGCTCTaggtgaaaataataataataaataaataaagactcggaaaaaaatagaaaagaaaaaggaagaagaaaaagaccTCATAAAGCACATTTGATTCATCAAAAGCACAGCCAAGGGGGAATGTGTCACCTATCATAATAAATTGGTTAATAAATTTAATACATACCTGAGAAATAAATGTAAAAAATATAGTAATATATTTTTGATTATGTGCAGTAATATTCTTACCAACAACAGCCCACTGAGGAAGCCCCCCAAAGCTTGGAAGCAGAAGAACTTTGCCAAGATCTACAATATTTTGGCAAGATGATGTCAGCATAAAATGCACATTAATTtgcttaaattaaatattttttaattttttttggaaaCAATGGGAAAAGGACAGCCCGATGTACTAAGCTCTAGCTATGTTCCGGGGAAAGGTCGGACCACAAGGATTTATTGCACGCAATCTTACCCTGCATTTTGCAAGAGGATGTTTCCACAATTCGAACTCGTGATCTCCCgatcacatggcaacaactttaccagttacgccaaaaCTCCCCTCGGAAAGGGAAGATTGCAGAAGGGTGAGACAAAAGGGAGTAGTGAGAATTTAATCGCATCGTCTCTACTCTCCACTGATACCACTGGACTATAATCGTTATATAAGCGTATATCAATTTTTATTAAGATTAAAATCCTTTTTTTTCATTAGGGTATAGTAAAGAGTCACAAACCATGAATAAGGGCAGTCAAATGCAACCAATCTTCATTAGGATAATCTTTCCTAATAGCTTCAGCAGTTTGCAACAAATGCTGAATTTGGGGTTCATCCAAATCAGGATCACTGTCATCCACAACTTCATTCAGAAGTTCACAACATTCCCAAATGCTCATCTCAACTCTATTCACTTTTCCATACTCTTCTCTCATCTTTTTCACCTGTTTTaattcaataaaaattaaaaattatatatgcATGAAACCAAAGTTGTTCcaagttgttgttttttttttttttttgtattttttggatgCTTACAAAATCATATGTTTGGTTAATGTGGCTCTGTCGATAGAGCTCCTCCACGATCTTTTTCCGTTCAGTTTCTGCATTGTAATCCCTGCATCGATATTTTTTTAATGTTAGAATAAACatagatatttattttaatatttgtatacataaattttaattttttgattgaGAAAACATTATTACCTGAATGAGTTGCCAAATGCATTGTTGCCAGGAACAACAAATCCATCGTTTGAAACATTCTTTGGCACAACAAATCCACCATCAAGTAACAATTCCTCAGCATCAGTAGTTACCTTCTTGTTCTCAAATTCTGCTCCTAATTAGAACAAGAtcaagaacaaaaaaaaatgaagagaGTTAATGTCTCGGATGATAATTCAACTTTCAGTTTATTGAATCAAAAAGTCATAAAATTGTTTTTTTAGCGAAAAAATAGTTCAATCGTGCTTATATATCATGGATAATAAAAAAATGTTGAAAATTTATGATTTCGGTTTCGAAAACACAAGTAGGTATAAGACCTATCAAAAGGTGAGATTTTTTTCAAAACGAGTATCGAACAAcgaatgagaaaaaaaaaagaagccatATCAAAAAGTCCAATACAAGTTATAAAGTAGTAACTGACATTTAGAAGGTAAAATCACAAAGATAACGACTCGATAAACAATTCAAAAAGTTAAATTAATACATATAGAGAGAgcgagaaaagaaaaagaaaatataataccATGCTCAGTTTGGGCAACGAGGAGAGTCATGTTTGACTTGTGAGAAAGAAAACACAAAGCAAATAAACAAAGAGAAATAATAAGCTGTGAATTGACTTTTGCTTGTTTAAAAACTTTGAGAAAAAGTTGTTTTTTATAGAGAAAAAAGAAAGCCCTTTTCTAGTAATAAAAAGACACTTGGAGTCCTGAActaaaaaacatacaaagaaaagtGAGTCAGCTTTGCGTGGATAAAAAATAAAGATATACATTATTGAGTCATTGCCAACGTAAGTTTCTGTCTTTACCATTAAATATTTTCACAACTGTtcaaaacaaaaatagaagaagtaAATCTTCACCTCCTAAAATTAATGGAAGTGCAATAACTGTGGGAGTCTGAATTAAATTAGTTACTTATCCTGATTGTTGCCAAAAAAATTGGCTAAGGTTTAATGTATTGTTCTATTTTGTTTGAAAACATGGGTAAGTTAATTCTATCTAGATTACATTCCGAAGTTAATGCTGATTCTATCTTatctaaaaaaaaattgtttccaaattatTTATCTAATCCTACAAATGCTTATTAACTGAACACTAGTATAAATATTCGCGTGGTGCGCGGATATTATTAAGAAATATTTAATCATATCAAAGTATGATCAAATTTGTTTGGGCACGTTAGATCATACGTTTTAACAAATCTTTAACTGCCGTCTTATCTCAATGCTAGTcctatataataaaaaatttatgtAACTAAATTAAAACGAATCGTATACTCATCAGATAACTTTTGGATGAGAACTCAAATATTATACTCTCTCTAGTTTATGTGGCGGTGTTTCACTCAATATGGaatttaagaaataaaagaaaacttttgaaatttatgattaaaaaaaattataaataaattgtgTGTGTAAAATCAATTCATTAAGTGTAAAGTAAAAATTCTAAAGATAAGTTATTTCTAAATAAGG
The sequence above is drawn from the Nicotiana tabacum cultivar K326 chromosome 13, ASM71507v2, whole genome shotgun sequence genome and encodes:
- the LOC107813777 gene encoding inositol oxygenase 2-like, with amino-acid sequence MTLLVAQTEHGAEFENKKVTTDAEELLLDGGFVVPKNVSNDGFVVPGNNAFGNSFRDYNAETERKKIVEELYRQSHINQTYDFVKKMREEYGKVNRVEMSIWECCELLNEVVDDSDPDLDEPQIQHLLQTAEAIRKDYPNEDWLHLTALIHDLGKVLLLPSFGGLPQWAVVGDTFPLGCAFDESNVLYEQFKGNPDYNNPAYNTKNGVYSEGCGLDNVVMSWGHDDYMYLVAKENKTTLPSAALFIIRYHSFYPLHRAGAYKYLMNEEDHENLKWLHIFNKYDLYSKSRVLIDVEKVKPYYISLVEKYFPAKLKW